A segment of the Anoplolepis gracilipes chromosome 14, ASM4749672v1, whole genome shotgun sequence genome:
tatttttcgtaagtAATAGGCCTGGCATTTTCGTACAAAGGCGCCAGGGcgattttttcaaactttagcGGTCTTCCAGGACGTGTgggtaataaatttatagttttaaattctGGATCCTTCattgatgttttatataaaatagtatatggGGCACTTCTGAGAAACCTCAACCAACATATTTGCAACCAGTTGACCTGTTCGCCattagtgtttttttttatctgttttcTAATTGCATTTTGAAGGTTTTTTGTTGAAACGAAATTCTCTCGTTTCATttcgtgtaaaataaatttgttatgtttTCTACATTGTTTTATTACCTCATAATAATCCTGTGGTGTGtacagaacatttttttttcgcaatacCATTTCGATGATGCCAAAATCTGCATCGTTCGGAAGATATGAATGCCccgaaagtaaaaatttgtggtcaattatatcaatgttatTTTCATTCGACTGGGTAAGCTTCAACCACATCAATGCCATCTGTAAATTTCGATTTTGCCCAGTACACATGTCGCTGTAGGCAATAACATGGCTTTGGGTCGATACGTTTTctaaatgtttcaaacaacAAGAAGCTACTTCTTGTGATCCCCTCGAAGCAACAGTTTCGTcccacacatacatattaactttattatcgTGGAAATTGTGAAAACCCTCGtttaaaacatacatatttcgCTTGTAATATGCGATTGAGACAGATAATTTCGGGTAAGGTAAGGCTTTTTGTAGGTCAAAAGAGAAGGCAAAGTATGTATCAGGATTTTCTGATGCCAGAATTTTATCTTCTTGTAATGCTTTTCTTGCTAATTCAGCATTTTGCAAGTGAACATCATGTCTTTCTACAAGAATCGTTTTCTCTTCGTCATCAGTTGTTGTCTTAATTTTCATGTTTAAGAAATCGCATTTCGCACAGGTATCTTTACGTGGCAAATGGAAGTGTAACTTGAAATCTCGTTTAAAGATTTTCCTATATGTCCATTCATTAACTACTGAACTCAGGTTATTTTCATTGCATTTTTCCAAGtataaatcatacatttttcttatatttaattcaggATTTAAAAACATCCGTTCTGGATTTTGTGATCGAGTATAGTGACTTTCAAATGCCGGAAAGCTTTTTATGTGGTCTATCACTGTATTCGTCAGTAGCTCACTAGTTCTTCTGCAAGAGCCAACCATTTTTCCACGCATGTCTTTCGGAATGTTCTCATGCGATTTTAGGATACGATCAATTCGTCCAGTAGATATTTGGAAAGTGTTTATGAAAAACTTCTTACATACTAAAATGTTTCCACCAGAAGTGACTAggtaaaatttataagcatATGCCCTTTTAGTGCCCGAATTATTTCTAGGCCTTCTTCTATTGACAGATTCTCGTTGAACACTAGCATATAGAAATACATTTTGCTTATTAAAATCACCTATATTccaaaacttattaaaaatttctatacgTTGTGTTTCATTAATACGTTCAATACATTTCTTTGAGCAATTACAATTTTTGGATTCAAATTGTTTTGCTGGAATGAATTTTCCTCTTTTTGTATAATACTTTTGTCCACTATTTCGCTTAATTTTGTTTACttgttgcaaatatttttctttatttggtTCTGCAGAATCTAAGTTCTCAATAACAATATCCTCATCTGATGAAGATCCTACCTCTAttattcttcttctctttttacgggtcgttaatttattgtttatagcGGAATTGTTTTCATCCtctgaatcttttattattcttctgTTTATATTCATGTCTgcgtgaatttatttataattgagtaaaataaatattttcaatcgttataaaataacaattgatTTACCATTCGTTCTTACCTATATCACTATCTGATGTTAGTATGAAGTTAtccattttaagaaaaaaatagaataagcaACCTAAATTAGCAACTCTTGACACGTAGGATGACACGTACGATAAaacaaatgaaattaaaaataacagacTACTAATCGGCAACCACCTGTTAAGCCACCTACCTCTGTCAATTGGACTTACACCACTTTCATAATCGATGAGTATGCAATTTCATTTACCGACCGATTTTAAGTTGTACAAAACATgggaatttttaaagaaattaaacacGGACtagttatacataaaaaatttacattaaattaagcaTGAAATACGtcatatctcattttttttaaaaatggacTTACACcactttcaaaataaatggtccatatatatatagattttatgtatgtataggtGTGTTCGTAATTGAGtctagtgaaaaaatattactagaGGGTATATAAAGTtgagagtataataaatattgataattattatatttattggttatatttattgttcttGAAGAGgataaaattatctcaatataatttgttaattaatttgatatgaattaatatataattttggacAAGTTATACTTATATAGTAATGAGTATGAGAGAATtggttattttaattatataggaGATTTTGTGATTCATGAATACTTTGGATTTAATGGATTTccttattttgtaataaagtaattattattattattgttaaggttatccttataaatatatatatatatatatatatatatatatatatatattaaataaaatatatatatttttgcagatttaatattacgaGGGAAAGTGACatccaaataaataaatttacactgGAATATGGTTCATTAGAGACCGgcgctattatttatttaaaaagtcacCGTCTCCGATGGAAAAGGGAAGTGATAGTATAAGAAGGATGCTCCTTATTTGctcacataatttattaagataagtatCGTGgatctttctatttatatatatatttctatttatttattctctttctatttatttattctctttctatttatttattctctattataattatgaaaatcaataattaataatttaatattaatttatagataaaaataaaatttattattttcataaatgcttatacatatgtcttggaaagatttttattaatactttatttgtcTCAAAAGCCTTATTATGAAAATCTATTGctatagttaattattttagtaatatatatataataaaaagtgattttttttcttcttttttttgtgaGTTATATCTGGGAGCTAAGGATGGaacagtttattatatgaacagtaatataaatgtacttGCAAATGTATtactattatgtttttatttattatattatttatatatatatatatatatatatatatatataatgaagttTTACGTATTctatatttgagataatattgttaaatgatAGAGAAAATGCTTTAATATAGTGAA
Coding sequences within it:
- the LOC140672938 gene encoding uncharacterized protein; protein product: MDNFILTSDSDIDMNINRRIIKDSEDENNSAINNKLTTRKKRRRIIEVGSSSDEDIVIENLDSAEPNKEKYLQQVNKIKRNSGQKYYTKRGKFIPAKQFESKNCNCSKKCIERINETQRIEIFNKFWNIGDFNKQNVFLYASVQRESVNRRRPRNNSGTKRAYAYKFYLVTSGGNILVCKKFFINTFQISTGRIDRILKSHENIPKDMRGKMVGSCRRTSELLTNTVIDHIKSFPAFESHYTRSQNPERMFLNPELNIRKMYDLYLEKCNENNLSSVVNEWTYRKIFKRDFKLHFHLPRKDTCAKCDFLNMKIKTTTDDEEKTILVERHDVHLQNAELARKALQEDKILASENPDTYFAFSFDLQKALPYPKLSVSIAYYKRNMYVLNEGFHNFHDNKVNMYVWDETVASRGSQEVASCCLKHLENVSTQSHVIAYSDMCTGQNRNLQMALMWLKLTQSNENNIDIIDHKFLLSGHSYLPNDADFGIIEMVLRKKNVLYTPQDYYEVNWLQICWLRFLRSAPYTILYKTSMKDPEFKTINLLPTRPGRPLKFEKIALAPLYENARPITYEKYKDMKQLLPYIPPVHHAYFETLPHAEHK